Proteins encoded together in one Monomorium pharaonis isolate MP-MQ-018 chromosome 8, ASM1337386v2, whole genome shotgun sequence window:
- the LOC105839512 gene encoding uncharacterized protein LOC105839512 has product MTQIAYINQIEKWDLLFSAQHYSRNIMWLYLAFLLIIGTTTVDHSHAWETGNEYHYLIESRTLTVLDKLAQQFSGIVIKGGLTVQVKSPDTLQAVISKTQYASVHKVLPEGWNSEIADLKFDELSMSGKSFEIKLKHGVIRDVLIDQDVSTWEVNLIKSIVSQLQIDLQGENAIASKDNQIPNDSQPYGVYKVMEDSVGGKCEVFYSITLIPENFDSTSFPNLHKDGFNFYVTKTKNYDRCDQRMAYYSGITSKMNWKPGSNNEFLSRSSTSSIHLSGHVKQFTIYSSTTASEILVKSKIHDTYAGAVYSNVSLTLDRISHISNPISTANNLVSTGNLVYIYNNPFSNQRKPRRPSVSQSSLEAQLSESHSSNSSREKDSNDDDSSNFSNKPSFNSEENEYLQSKPTLDDAPESPLLPYFIGYKGNSIQKSEVDYVSEAARLIGQIIGDLQYGPFDILKGSIPDVSEPYIILVQLVRTMNVKQIAEIENKLPELFSQDKRNSFSNKDQNKLYDQTAWDVFSNAVANAGTGPALITIKNWIKNGKLEGSRVSHIIPKIAKSALTPTEEYVKAFFELITDEQLTKHRFVPIAPLAFAELVHYTHTSKSTYYPVYSFGRMIFRHDNALIETYIPYMATQLREAFINGDKRRIQTYIMALGNFGHPKVLSVFEPYLEGTLPASKFQRLMMVVSLNRLIENFPKIARSVAYKMYVNVMEAYELRCAAIYVIMKTNPPLIMLQRMAAFTNQDQDRHVNSVVKTSINVLANLKEPEFQGLANKARIARELLNPHIDTENYSQGILQEKILTSLNIAQMGILQIIGSCDSDTPKGVYFDIHQSYGGFKLPPSRLSFEMSSVKELLDMWNQMPSITMDKKFIEDRLLIEETIEKLGIKAEDPEEFEGNIFVDTLLTSELILFDNHTVEHITDVVTGYIKLLQKVQTQVFNTTNINHMYYYDMTLAFPSESGLPFIHTLTVPKLRRISGEGSHKIAISETEKFMELAAMGYIMEDEKIQSRIGFVTPFEHKHYIAGIDIHTQYFIPSGLGIGLNKIGEKKKIQLKILPREYFQYGMSFIHHNVVPYTARDNILDFQSIFNKIGHDTLLVHTKEPHKIEFLVSNMKLEIKSDLIDSRASKKVGTGVETFKQIYSIFNNPGAHYREINAFIFFGSTQINASYNFAILNGNSSEATIPTTFDKRPESEARKEQFLREVSKSMTIAYSHTFDISISDVNSIHVLTLAYAYSHVDSKAQALLYWNFQSQEQVFLEFCTIGYTKSQRNSLNFENAIEQIPNDEFNVEMRFGNCSNGETVRFKANWIRTDDIKNTAMKSEIAKKCRQEIKQGNMLLPACQKANKLINRKDLLMTSMNTNSDRLYAIANKFIFGREASQENLTDLGILNFENSNEKTIDMKIKILPNKNNAKISFSSSEDDLTLSLREILGNDTTISWEKFFEEELDESVCILDKTHVVTFDSKVYPLKLGKCWHVMMTVYPKRDPYNHNKTLRIPSEMRVIVMVREMDDNSKQIRMILGDQEIYLRKSSDRFEATIDDQIIDFSHHKYHQEENFEISELNGMIIIFSPTYDITTEYDGERILLHLSYNYLNAVRGLCGNNDMQSNNDFITRKNCISTKPEEFAATYALTEDNCEGPALQNKQKAEQSTCIPRTYRPSDVINDVEAGRSPITKGSGWGYHLLRRHNSHFVFAQYSYNIMWLYLTFLLIGAAIADHNHAWETGNEYHYLIESRTLTALKLAQQYSGIVIKGNLTVQVKSSNTLQAVVSKTQYAPVHKVLSEDWNSEITDLKFDELSMSGKSFEIKLEQGVIRDVLVDQDVPTWEINLIKSIVSQLQIDLQGKNVIRSTNNRIPDDNQPYGSFRVMEDSVGGKCEVFYTVKPTPENSGSIPFPNLRKDGLHFSITKTKNYTRCEQRMAYHSGITGKMNWKPGSSDGFLSRFSTSSIIISGHMKRFTVQSSQTISEIIIKSKIQDTYSGAVYSSVKLTLHRVSQISNPMPTSNNKVSTRNLVYNYNNPFSNQRKSSRSFLADSSSKSSSKESSSDDDSLNSSSSEERDYLQPKPTLEEPPESPLLPFFVGNKGKSVQKSQSNYVSVATRLIDEITSDIENFPVKLDLSSQPFTEVLEPYTILVRLIRTMNVKQIAEIENKLPKLSSQSNKFSQSNNSKLYDKTAWNVFCSAVTNAGTGPALISIKNWIKIGKIKGKQASYIISAIPKVARIPTTEYVKTFFELITDEQVTKQKYLNTSAPLAFAELVRHAQSNKSSIYYPIYSFGRMASRHDNASLETYIPYMATLLKEAIKDGDSRRIQTYIMALGNFGHPKVLSVFEPYLEGTLPVSKFQRLMMVVSLNRLSENFPRIARSVAYKIYLNTMEAYELRCAAVYVIMRTNPPLVMLQRMARFTNQELDHHVNSAVKTNIDALADLKQREFQDIANKARAAKEFLNPQIDIEDYSGATFKEQIVSFLNIAQTTIVQMIGSAIGDMKNNDVFKSLDLDIQQSFGGFNLPWTKISYEISNIRELLNIWYQMPWVEENKFEKELLIDKTIKELGIKAEDPEQFEGNIFVDSLYASEFYPFDNYTVQEIINKVTTYFQSLPLAPTKTFKFENINDVNYYDTTLAFPTESGLPFIYTLMTPKLVKISSEFSHEITPTETLVELTASGRIVVNEKLQSRIGFVTPFEHRHYIAGIDINTYFAIPVSINSMFRGTGKITLGMYPHQSTEYIAIHHSVVPYTARDDILNFESVVSNINNDTLLVHTKEPYETQFPLGNNAMFTVTSDLIDNRVAKKTGFEALGEICNVISCSGADYRKIDVIIKLPPAQVNITYNYVTLNDSLEATITPVINVNRPESETRKEQFLAEIGKNMTSAYVHIFDVSFSAGVDNYDVTLASAYNPVGDKFQTHFYWNSKSSDGKVLLELCSVTYTKYPSKLISQTPLYLEEAIEQIPNYEFESDVRFGSCTNGATIGLKGNWRRTDDVKETIMKSDVVKKCRQDIKQGNIWLPTCLEAIKLINHKDLLTISMNTDSDYLYAMASQMIFLIKMSVSKPNMRRSGITESNYEINENTINIEIKMPPYSNDEKIFLRTPHTDVAFSLKDILGNDYNISLKKILEGDSDGYACIVDKTHVVTYDGEDYPLKLGKCWHVMMTTYPKRNPNNSEKTLKIPMNMKVIIMVRDADDDSKQVRMILGDREIHLQKLNNRLEVTVNGQVTNLTHYESYREKDFEIYESNRTVTVLSPTYGFTAEYDGERVLLQSSYDYFNAVRGLCGNYDMQSNNDFIIPKNCILMKPEEFAATYALTQDNCQGPALQNKRKAEQSSCISRSYRPSDVISDREAGRSLNRNRGWSY; this is encoded by the exons ATGACACAAATCGcgtatataaatcaaattgaGAAGTGGGATCTCTTATTTAGTGCGCAGCATTATTCACGTAACATCATGTGGTTGTATCTGGCTTTTCTCTTAATCA TTGGAACGACCACAGTCGATCACAGTCATGCCTGGGAAACCGGAAATGAATATCATTATCTTATAGAAAGTCGGACACTGACAGTCTTAGACAAGTTAGCTCAACAATTCTCTGGAATTGTGATAAAGGGCGGTCTTACTGTCCAAGTAAAATCGCCAGATACGCTGCAGGCTGTAATTTCCAAAACGCAGTATGCGTCCGTGCACAAAGTATTGCCGGAAGGATGGAATAGCGAAATCGCCGATCTCAAGTTTGATGAGCTTTCCATGTCGGGAAAGTCCTTCGAGATCAAACTCAAGCATGGAGTGATTCGGGATGTGTTGATCGATCAGGATGTGTCTACCTGGGAGGtgaatttgataaaaagcATCGTGAGTCAACTGCAGATTGATTTACAAGGCGAGAATGCAATAGCGAGTAAAGATAATCAAATACCGAACGACAGTCAGCCTTATGGTGTATATAAAGTCATGGAGGACTCCGTTGGCGGCAAATGCGAAGTTTTCTACAGCATTACGTTAATTCCcgaaaattttgattcaaCATCTTTTCCTAATCTCCACAAAGATGGTTTTAATTTCTACGTTACGAAAACGAAGAATTATGACAGATGCGATCAGCGAATGGCTTACTATTCCGGTATTACTAGCAAAATGAATTGGAAACCGGGATCTAACAATGAATTTCTTTCG AGATCATCTACAAGTTCTATTCACCTGTCAGGTCATGTGAAACAATTTACTATTTACTCGTCTACAACAGCCAGCGAGATATTAGTCAAATCTAAAATTCACGATACATACGCTGGCGCTGTGTACAGTAACGTGAGCTTAACTTTGGACAGAATCAGTCACATTTCCAACCCTATATCTACAGCTAACAATCTCGTATCAACCGGAAActtagtatatatttacaataatccGTTCTCTAATCAGCGTAAACCGCGTCGTCCGAGTGTCAGTCAAAGTTCCTTAGAGGCTCAATTATCCGAAAGCCACAGTTCTAATAGTTctagagagaaagatagtaACGACGACGATAGCAGTAACTTTTCAAATAAACCCAGCTTCAATAGCGAGGAGAATGAATACTTGCAATCCAAACCAACGTTGGACGATGCTCCAGAGAGTCCGCTGTTACCTTACTTTATTGGCTATAAAGGCAATAGTATTCAAAAATCAGAGGTGGATTATGTTTCAGAAGCGGCTCGTCTGATCGGTCAGATAATCGGAGATCTCCAATATGGTccttttgatattttgaagGGATCAATACCAGATGTTTCAGAACCATACATAATTCTTGTTCAATTGGTTCGCACCATGAATGTTAAACAAATCGCTgagatagaaaataaattgccCGAATTGTTTAGTCAAGACAAACGAAACAGTTTTTCTAATAAAgaccaaaataaattatatgatcaAACTGCATGGGATGTCTTCAGCAATGCTGTTGCGAATGCAGGAACTGGTCCCGCCCTTATCACCATCAaaaattggataaaaaatggaaaactcGAAGGTTCACGTGTGTCACATATTATTCCGAAAATTGCCAAATCTGCTCTCACTCCAACGGAGGAATATGTCAAAGCGTTTTtc GAATTGATTACTGATGAACAACTAACGAAACATAGATTTGTACCAATCGCACCTTTAGCATTCGCCGAATTAGTCCATTACACTCATACCAGCAAGTCTACTTACTATCCAGTTTATAGTTTTGGCCGTATGATCTTTAGACATGACAATGCGCTTATTGAAACTTACATTCCGTATATGGCCACACAATTGAGAGAAGCCTTTATAAATGGTGACAAACGTCGAATTCAAACATACATTATGGCACTGGGCAATTTTGGTCATCCAAAAGTACTCTCTGTCTTTGAACCGTATCTGGAAGGCACGTTACCGGCATCAAAGTTCCAACGTTTGATGATGGTCGTCTCGTTAAATAGACTAATTGAAAATTTCCCGAAAATCGCCAGATCTGTTGCTTATAAGatgtatgtaaatgtaatGGAGGCCTACGAATTGCGCTGTGCAGCTATCTACGTCATAATGAAGACCAATCCACCCCTAATTATGTTGCAACGAATGGCGGCATTCACTAATCAGGATCAGGATCGTCACGTAAATTCTGTCGTCAAGACCAGCATAAATGTCCTCGCTAATTTGAAGGAACCAGAGTTCCAAGGTCTTGCTAACAAGGCGCGTATCGCTAGAGAGCTGTTAAATCCTCACATTGATACTGAAAACTACTCTCAAGGCATTttacaagagaaaattctcaCCTCCTTAAACATTGCCCAAATGGGCATTCTTCAGATCATTGGTAGCTGTGACTCTGATACGCCCAAAGgtgtatattttgatatacatCAATCTTACGGTGGCTTCAAACTACCTCCATCAAGGCTATCATTCGAAATGTCCAGTGTGAAAGAATTGTTAGATATGTGGAACCAAATGCCCTCGATAACAAtggacaaaaaatttatcgagGATAGATTGCTTATCGAAGAAACTATTGAAAAGCTTGGCATTAAGGCCGAAGATCCGGAAGAGTTTGAAGGAAACATCTTCGTGGACACCTTACTTACTTCAGAACTCATTCTCTTCGACAATCATACAGTTGAACACATCACCGACG tggTAACAGGATATATTAAGTTGTTACAAAAGGTACAGACACAAGTTTTTAATACTACAAACATAAATCATATGTACTATTACGATATGACGCTGGCGTTTCCGAGTGAAAGCGGCCTGCCGTTTATCCACACTTTAACAGTACCAAAGTTAAGGAGAATTAGTGGTGAAGGATCTCACAAAATCGCAATATCagaaactgaaaaatttatggAACTTGCTGCAATGGGCTACATAATGGAAGATGAAAAGATTCAAAGCAGAATTGGTTTCGTAACGCCTTTCGAACACAAGCATTACATTGCTGGTATTGATATTCACACGCAATACTTTATACCAAGTGGTTTAGGTAttggtttaaataaaattggagaaaagaagaaaattcaGCTAAAAATACTTCCACgtgaatattttcaatatggCATGTCTTTTATTCATCATAACGTTGTTCCTTATACCGCTAGAGACAATATTCTAGACTTTCAATccattttcaacaaaattgg TCACGACACACTCCTGGTACACACAAAAGAACCGCATAAAATAGAATTCTTAGTAAGTAATATGAAACTCGAGATAAAAAGTGATCTTATTGACAGCAGAGCATCGAAAAAAGTAGGAACTGGAGTTGAAACTTTTAAACAgatttatagtatttttaataatcctGGCGCCCATTACAGGGAAATAAACGCGTTCATATTTTTCGGGTCAACTCAAATAAATGCaagttataattttgcaattttgaatgGTAATAGTTCAGAAGCAACGATTCCTACAACATTTGACAAACGACCCGAGAGCGAGGCGAGAAAAGAGCAATTCCTAAGGGAAGTCAGCAAAAGTATGACTATTGCTTATAGTCATACTTTTGACATAAGTATTTCTGATGTGAATAGTATACATGTTCTTACTCTCGCTTATGCGTATAGTCATGTAGATTCTAAGGCGCAGGCTCTTTTATATTGGAACTTCCAATCACAAGAACAAGTCTTCCTGGAATTTTGCACTATCGGATATACGAAATCACAGAGAAATTCtctaaattttgaaaacgCAATCGAACAGATACCAAATGATGAATTTAATGTTGAAATGAGATTTGGAAATTGTTCAAACGGAGAGACGGTTAGATTCAAGGCTAATTGGATTCGCACTGACGATATTAAAAACACGGCAATGAAATCAGAGATAGCTAAAAAGTGTCGACAAGAGATAAAACAAGGCAACATGCTGCTACCAGCTTGTCAGAAAGCTAACAAATTAATCAATCGAAAAGATCTACTAATGACGTCAATGAATACGAACTCGGATCGTTTATATGCGATTGCCAACAAATTCATTTTTGGGAGGGAGGCTTCCCAAGAAAATCTAACAGATTTAGGAATTTTGAACTTCGAAAACTCTAATGAAAAAACTATTGACATGAAGATAAAAATACTGCCCAATAAGAATAATGCGAAGATCTCCTTTAGCTCTTCAGAAGATGATCTTACATTATCTCTGAGAGAAATTTTAGGGAATGATACCACTATCTCATGGGAAAAATTTTTCGAGGAAGAATTAGATGAAT CTGTGTGCATTCTCGACAAGACTCATGTTGTTACTTTTGACAGTAAAGTGTATCCCttaaaattaggaaaatgttGGCACGTGATGATGACCGTTTACCCAAAACGAGATCCCTATAATCACAATAAAACTTTAAGAATTCCGTCTGAGATGAGAGTGATTGTAATGGTTCGAGAAATGGACGATAACAGCAAACAGATCCGAATGATCTTGGGTGATCAGGAAATTTATCTACGGAAATCGAGTGATCGTTTCGAAGCTACCATTGACGATCAAATAATCGATTTCTCGCATCATAAATACCACCAAGAAGAGAACTTTGAAATCTCTGAATTGAACGGAATGATCATAATTTTTTCGCCGACATATGATATTACTACTGAGTATGATGGCGAACGCATTCTACTGCAT TTATCCTACAACTATCTCAATGCTGTACGTGGTCTCTGCGGCAACAACGACATGCAGTCCAACAACGATTTTATTACCCGCAAGAACTGCATCTCGACGAAGCCCGAAGAATTTGCCGCCACATATGCTTTGACTGAGGATAACTGCGAAGGACCCGCTCTGCAGAACAAACAGAAAGCCGAACAATCCACGTGCATTCCGAGAACGTATCGTCCGAGCGATGTCATTAATGATGTAGAAGCGGGACGATCTCCGATCACGAAAGGCAGCGGATGGGGCTATCAT CTACTAAGAAGACATAATTCTCATTTTGTATTCGCACAGTATTCGTATAACATCATGTGGTTGTATCTAACCTTTTTGTTAA TTGGAGCAGCCATAGCTGATCACAATCATGCCTGGGAAACCGGAAACGAATATCATTATCTGATAGAAAGTCGGACATTAACAGCTTTAAAGCTTGCACAACAATATTCTGGAATTGTGATAAAGGGTAATCTCACCGTTCAAGTCAAATCATCAAACACACTACAGGCTGTGGTTTCTAAGACGCAGTATGCTCCCGTGCACAAAGTATTGTCGGAAGATTGGAATAGTGAGATCACCGATCTCAAGTTTGATGAGCTTTCCATGTCAGGGAAGTCCTTCGAGATCAAGCTAGAGCAAGGAGTGATTCGGGATGTGTTGGTCGATCAGGATGTGCCTACTtgggaaataaatttaataaaaagcattGTGAGTCAACTACAGATTGACTTGCAAGGCAAGAATGTGATAAGGAGTACAAATAATCGGATACCCGATGACAATCAGCCCTACGGTTCATTTAGAGTCATGGAGGACTCTGTCGGCGGCAAATGCGAAGTTTTTTACACCGTTAAGCCAACGCCCGAAAATAGTGGCTCAATACCATTTCCAAATCTTCGAAAGGATGGTCTTCATTTCTCTATTACAAAAACGAAGAATTATACCAGATGCGAGCAGCGAATGGCCTACCATTCTGGTATTACTGGTAAAATGAATTGGAAACCGGGATCTAGTGATGGGTTTCTTTCA AGATTTTCTACAAGTTCTATTATCATCTCGGGTCACATGAAACGTTTTACTGTTCAATCATCCCAAACAATAAGCGAGATAATTATCAAGTCTAAAATTCAAGATACATATTCTGGTGCTGTCTACAGCAGTGTAAAACTAACTTTGCATAGAGTGAGTCAGATCTCTAATCCTATGCCAACATCCAACAATAAAGTGTCAACCAGAAACTTAGTGTACAATTACAACAATCCGTTCTCTAATCAGCGAAAATCGAGTCGAAGTTTCTTGGCAGATTCATCCTCCAAAAGTTCTTCTAAGGAAAGCAGTAGCGACGATGATAGCTTGAACTCCAGCAGTAGCGAAGAACGCGATTACTTGCAACCTAAACCAACATTGGAGGAACCTCCGGAGAGTCCACTATTACCCTTTTTCGTTGGAAACAAAGGCAAAAGCGTCCAGAAATCGCAGAGCAATTACGTTTCCGTAGCGACGCGTCTGATCGATGAAATAACTAGTGACATTGAGAATTTTCCTGTTAAATTGGACCTTTCGAGCCAACCGTTCACCGAGGTTTTAGAGCCATACACAATTTTGGTTAGATTGATCCGCACCATGAATGTTAAACAGATCGCTGAGATAGAAAACAAATTGCCCAAATTGTCCAGTCAGAGCAACAAGTTTTCTCAGTCAAATAATTCGAAATTATATGACAAAACCGCGTGGAATGTCTTTTGCAGTGCCGTCACAAATGCGGGAACTGGCCCCGCTCTTATCAGCATCAAAAATTGGATAAAGATTGGAAAAATTAAAGGCAAGCAAGCATCATACATTATTTCAGCAATTCCCAAAGTTGCACGCATACCTACAACGGAATACGTTAAAACATTCTTC GAACTAATTACCGACGAACAagtaacaaaacaaaaatatttaaacacatCTGCACCTTTGGCATTCGCCGAATTGGTCCGTCACGCCCAAAGCAACAAGTCATCTATCTATTATCCGATCTATAGTTTCGGTCGTATGGCCTCCAGACATGATAATGCCTCCCTTGAAACTTATATTCCATACATGGCTACTCTATTGAAAGAAGCTATTAAGGACGGTGACAGTCGTCGAATTCAAACATACATTATGGCACTGGGCAATTTTGGTCATCCAAAAGTACTCTCCGTCTTTGAACCGTATCTGGAAGGCACGTTACCGGTATCGAAGTTCCAACGTTTGATGATGGTCGTCTCATTAAATAGATTAAGCGAAAACTTTCCGAGAATAGCCAGATCCGTCGCCTACAAGATCTACTTGAATACAATGGAGGCCTACGAATTACGATGTGCAGCTGTCTACGTAATAATGAGGACCAATCCACCTCTAGTCATGTTGCAAAGAATGGCGAGATTCACTAATCAGGAGCTAGATCATCATGTAAATTCTGCAGTCAAGACTAACATAGATGCCCTCGCTGATTTGAAGCAACGGGAATTTCAAGACATCGCTAACAAGGCCCGTGCTGCTAAGGAATTCTTAAATCCTCAGATTGACATTGAAGATTACTCTGGAGCCACCTTTAAGGAGCAAATTGTCTCTTTCTTAAACATTGCTCAAACAACCATTGTCCAGATGATTGGTAGCGCCATTGGGGATATGAAAAACAATGATGTGTTTAAAAGTTTGGATCTTGACATACAGCAATCTTTTGGCGGTTTCAATCTACCCTGGACAAAAATATCATATGAAATATCGAACATcagagaattattaaatatatggtACCAGATGCCCTGGgtggaagaaaataaattcgaGAAGGAACTGCTTATTGACAAAACGATTAAAGAGCTTGGCATTAAGGCCGAAGATCCGGAACAGTTTGAAGGGAACATCTTCGTGGACTCCTTATATGCTTCAGAATTTTATCCCTTTGATAATTATACAGTTCAAGAGATCATTAATA aGGTGACAACATATTTTCAGTCATTGCCGTTGGCACCGACAAAAACATTCaaatttgaaaacataaatgaCGTAAATTACTACGACACGACGCTGGCATTCCCTACTGAAAGCGGCTTGCCGTTCATCTATACTTTAATGACACCAAAATTAGTGAAAATTAGTAGTGAATTCTCTCACGAAATCACACCAACTGAGACACTTGTGGAACTGACAGCGTCAGGCCGTATTGTGGTAAATGAAAAGCTTCAAAGCAGAATTGGTTTCGTAACGCCCTTCGAGCACCGACACTACATTGCGGGTATTGACATTAACACATACTTTGCCATACCAGTAAGCATAAATTCTATGTTCAGAGGAACAGGAAAAATTACGCTGGGAATGTATCCACATCAAAGCACTGAGTATATAGCGATTCACCACAGTGTTGTTCCATATACCGCAAGAGACGACATTCTAAATTTTGAATCTGTTGTCAGCAACATTAA TAATGACACACTTCTGGTGCACACGAAGGAACCATATGAAACGCAATTTCCGCTAGGGAATAATGCAATGTTCACAGTAACAAGTGATCTTATTGATAACAGAGTGGCAAAGAAAACGGGATTTGAAGCATTAGGCGAgatttgtaatgtaattagtTGTAGCGGCGCCGATTACAGAAAAATCGATGTAATCATAAAACTTCCACCGGCTCAAGTAAACATAACTTATAATTATGTGACACTAAACGATAGTTTAGAAGCAACAATAACTCCTGTAATAAATGTCAATCGGCCGGAGAGCGAGACGAGAAAGGAACAATTCTTAGCGGAAATTGGCAAAAATATGACTTCTGCTTATGTTCATATTTTTGATGTAAGTTTTTCTGCTGGTGTCGATAATTATGATGTCACTCTTGCTTCCGCATACAATCCGGTCGGCGATAAGTTTCAAACCCATTTCTATTGGAATAGCAAATCATCAGACGGAAAAGTCCTTCTAGAGCTTTGTTCTGTTACGTATACAAAGTATCCCTCTAAACTTATATCACAGACTCCTCTATACCTTGAGGAAGCAATCGAGCAGATACCGAATTATGAATTTGAATCTGATGTACGCTTTGGAAGTTGTACGAACGGAGCAACGATTGGACTGAAAGGAAATTGGAGACGCACTGATGATGTCAAAGAGACTATAATGAAATCTGACGTAGTCAAGAAGTGTCGGCAAGATATAAAACAAGGCAACATTTGGCTACCAACTTGTCTGGAGGCCATTAAATTGATCAATCATAAAGATCTTCTGACAATATCAATGAACACGGACTCGGATTATTTGTACGCGATGGCTAGCCAAATGATCTTTTTAATCAAGATGTCCGTTTCCAAACCAAATATGCGGAGATCCGGAATTACGGAATCGAACTACGAAATTAACGAGAACACTATTAACATAGAGATCAAAATGCCACCCTATAGCAATGATGAGAAGATCTTCTTGCGCACTCCTCATACGGATGTCGCATTCTCTCTGAAAGACATTTTAGGAAATGACTACAATAtttctctgaaaaaaattctcgAGGGTGACTCAGATGGAT atgcGTGCATTGTTGACAAAACTCATGTTGTTACTTATGACGGTGAGGATTATCCCTTAAAATTGGGGAAATGCTGGCACGTGATGATGACCACTTATCCAAAACGAAATCCTAATAATTCTgagaaaactttaaaaattccgATGAATATGAAAGTGATTATAATGGTCCGTGACGCGGACGACGACAGCAAACAGGTCCGTATGATCTTGGGTGATCGAGAAATTCATctacagaaattaaataatcgtcTCGAAGTTACTGTTAACGGCCAAGTAACTAACTTAACGCATTATGAGAGCTATCGAGAGAAGGACTTTGAAATCTATGAATCGAACAGAACAGTCACTGTTCTTTCGCCGACCTATGGATTTACTGCCGAGTATGATGGAGAACGTGTTCTACTACAG TCATCCTACGACTATTTCAACGCTGTACGTGGTCTCTGCGGTAACTACGACATGCAGTCCAACAATGATTTCATCATCCCTAAGAACTGCATTTTGATGAAGCCCGAAGAATTTGCCGCCACATATGCTTTGACTCAGGATAATTGCCAAGGACCCGCTTTGCAAAACAAACGAAAAGCCGAACAATCCTCGTGCATTTCGAGATCGTATCGTCCGAGCGATGTCATTAGTGATAGAGAAGCGGGAAGATCTCTAAATAGGAATAGAGGATGGAGCTATTAG
- the LOC105832847 gene encoding spermatogenesis-associated protein 17 yields the protein MASLLRFTVNPIELQNAIKIKHELAESSRLLHFIAARKIQAWFRGIITRNHFRKLHKNATIIQRYWRGYHTRMFINLYLVERVHQMWQHHYNDMATRIQAVWRGYWSRKTQINFLQLRRWLKNVYTKNNETLENMKRFRQKELEHAESVTEQEAMLWILFILFKLHHLLRTKCRPGVITRIDKTRFIYIEEMLKCLEYDQYIPKAKAVCRNCQIDRKSSLIFHGTYFEKCEKEIREFEKSLLAENIFRNQYFKEKNRTMAKNRYLNYQQKNKYSGRCFHQNLKYMQPNKLYEAINKMDCQLNQFRLKCPIHNFIF from the exons aTGGCATCGCTATTAAGATTCACGGTTAATCCTATTGAACTACAGAAtgcgattaaaattaaacacgaATTGGCCGAATCATCGagacttttacattttattgcggCTCGTAAGATTCAG gCTTGGTTTCGCGGTATTATTACCCGCAATCATTTTCGTAAACTTCATAAAAATGCAACGATTATACAGCGTTATTGGCGTGGTTATCACACCAGGATGTTCATTAATCTGTATTTAGTCGAACGTGTTCACCAGATGTGGCAACATCATTACAATGACATGGCAACGAGAATCCAAGCTGTTTGGAGAGGCTATTGGTCTAGAAAAACACAGATAAACTTTTTGCAGTTGCGGCGATGGTTGAAAAACGTTTATACGAAGAATAACGAAACATTGGAGAATATGAAGAG ATTTAGACAAAAGGAACTCGAGCATGCGGAAAGTGTGACTGAACAAGAAGCGATGCTCTggattttattcattttgtttaag CTGCACCATTTGTTGAGAACAAAATGCCGTCCTGGTGTCATCACAAGAATTGATAAAACTCGCTTTATATACATTGAAGAAATGTTAAAGTGTCTTGAATACGATCAATATATTCCAAAAGCAAAGGCTGTTTGTAGAAATTGTCAAATTGATCGCAAATCTTCTTTAATCTTTCACGGtacttattttgaaaaatgcgaGAAAGAGATTCGTGAGTTTGAGAAAAGTTTATTAgctgaaaacatttttagaa ATCagtattttaaagagaaaaatagaactatggcaaaaaatagatatttaaattatcaacaaaagaataaatattctgGAAGGTGCTTCCATCAAAATCTCAAATACATGCAACCAAACAAATTATATGAAGCTATTAACAAAATGGATTGTCAATTGAATCAGTTTCGCTTAAAGTGTccaatacataattttattttttag